Proteins encoded by one window of Mariniplasma anaerobium:
- a CDS encoding ATP-grasp domain-containing protein has product MSDYNILILSAGRRVELVNLFKKASMDLKINSKVIAADCSETAPALYFADKKVTLPRIDNPEYIDKIIEISKKEQIKLIVPTIDTDLLLLSKNQDYIYKNSGAKVLISSEDVISICRDKIKTQYYLEKNGFKVPTLYNKDSQIIVFPVFIKPVDGSSSINAFKVNSIDELNNYSQIIKNPMIQEFIKGDEYTVDVFLDFNSNVITIVPRLRMAVRGGEISKGKIIKNKTVIDEVMQLMKTLKPIGHITVQLMVTKEGIKFIEINPRFGGGAPMSIQSGANSCINLYKLLMNEKLTYNDDYEEDLVFLRYDRSICLKDGIIQNDKSNNI; this is encoded by the coding sequence ATGAGTGACTATAATATTTTAATATTAAGCGCAGGTAGAAGAGTTGAACTTGTAAATCTATTTAAAAAAGCATCTATGGATTTAAAAATTAATTCTAAAGTGATAGCTGCAGATTGTTCTGAAACAGCTCCAGCTTTATATTTTGCTGATAAAAAAGTTACACTTCCAAGAATTGACAACCCAGAATACATAGATAAGATAATCGAAATTAGTAAAAAAGAACAAATCAAACTTATTGTTCCAACAATCGATACTGATTTACTATTATTGTCAAAAAATCAGGATTATATCTATAAAAATTCAGGTGCTAAAGTTTTAATATCAAGTGAAGATGTTATCTCTATCTGCAGAGATAAAATAAAAACCCAATATTATCTTGAAAAAAATGGATTTAAAGTTCCGACATTATATAATAAAGATTCTCAAATTATTGTTTTCCCAGTTTTTATAAAACCTGTAGATGGAAGTTCCAGTATAAATGCTTTTAAAGTGAATAGTATTGATGAATTAAATAACTATTCCCAGATTATAAAGAATCCAATGATTCAAGAGTTCATCAAAGGAGATGAATATACTGTAGATGTTTTCTTAGATTTCAATTCAAATGTGATTACAATTGTTCCAAGGTTGAGGATGGCAGTTAGAGGCGGAGAAATCTCTAAAGGAAAAATTATTAAGAATAAAACTGTCATTGATGAAGTTATGCAACTAATGAAAACTTTAAAACCTATAGGGCATATAACAGTACAATTAATGGTCACTAAAGAAGGCATTAAATTTATTGAGATAAACCCAAGGTTTGGTGGAGGGGCACCTATGAGCATCCAAAGTGGAGCGAATTCTTGTATAAACTTATACAAACTTCTGATGAATGAAAAGCTAACATACAATGATGATTATGAGGAAGACCTAGTTTTTTTGAGATATGATAGATCGATATGTTTGAAAGATGGGATAATTCAAAATGATAAAAGCAATAATATTTGA
- a CDS encoding HAD family hydrolase, with the protein MIKAIIFDLDDTLISEKEFVESGFLAVSKYVSSKTRTYTTEYLLETLQVLHKISSDKVFNRMNEKLGLGADISVKELVDVYRNHKPRISLYKDVLPVIKKLKEQNYKLGIITDGYLETQKNKIDSLNIRDIFDAIIITDELGRDFWKPSPVPYELMSKRLNIDYSEMMYIGDNPKKDFYISSIYPVITLRINRLGYYNNIEYYKGIKENFEIDSFSQIFNILNKVNI; encoded by the coding sequence ATGATAAAAGCAATAATATTTGATCTTGATGATACTCTAATATCTGAAAAAGAATTTGTTGAAAGTGGGTTTTTAGCTGTTTCAAAATATGTATCAAGTAAAACTAGAACATATACCACTGAATATTTACTGGAAACACTTCAAGTTTTACATAAAATAAGTTCCGATAAGGTTTTCAATAGAATGAATGAGAAATTAGGTTTAGGTGCTGATATAAGTGTTAAAGAGTTGGTGGATGTTTACAGAAATCACAAACCAAGAATTTCTTTATACAAAGATGTTCTTCCGGTAATAAAAAAACTAAAAGAGCAAAACTATAAATTAGGTATTATCACAGATGGGTATTTAGAGACTCAAAAAAATAAAATTGACTCATTAAACATAAGAGATATTTTTGACGCAATAATAATAACTGATGAGTTAGGAAGAGATTTTTGGAAACCTAGCCCAGTTCCTTATGAGTTAATGTCAAAAAGATTAAATATTGATTATTCTGAAATGATGTACATAGGAGATAATCCAAAAAAAGATTTTTATATTAGTTCTATATATCCTGTTATAACATTAAGGATCAATAGATTAGGTTATTATAATAATATTGAATACTATAAGGGCATAAAAGAAAATTTCGAAATAGATTCTTTTAGTCAAATATTTAATATTTTGAATAAAGTCAATATATAG